In Halapricum desulfuricans, a single window of DNA contains:
- a CDS encoding SRPBCC family protein has protein sequence MATYKRSVRVEAPFEDVWEFHATGDGLVALTPGWMHLRIESERGPDGEPDPEALETGSTVVSTIRPFGVGPRQRWVSDIVAREREDDYAMFRDEMAEGPFPRWVHTHSFYRDDGATVVRDFVEYDLPGGPAGRVANPLAWIGLEPMFRYRHRKTKELLEES, from the coding sequence ATGGCAACGTACAAGCGGTCGGTCCGCGTCGAGGCCCCGTTCGAGGACGTCTGGGAGTTTCACGCGACCGGTGACGGGCTGGTCGCGCTCACGCCGGGATGGATGCACCTCCGGATCGAGTCCGAACGCGGGCCAGACGGCGAGCCCGATCCCGAGGCCCTCGAAACGGGCTCGACGGTCGTTTCGACGATCCGGCCGTTCGGCGTCGGTCCGCGCCAGCGGTGGGTCTCCGACATCGTCGCCCGCGAGCGCGAGGACGACTACGCGATGTTCCGCGACGAGATGGCCGAGGGACCGTTCCCGCGATGGGTCCACACCCATTCGTTCTATCGGGACGACGGGGCGACGGTCGTCCGTGATTTCGTCGAGTACGACCTGCCCGGCGGGCCGGCCGGACGCGTCGCGAACCCGCTGGCGTGGATCGGTCTCGAACCGATGTTCCGATATCGTCACCGGAAGACGAAGGAACTGCTCGAAGAGTCATAA
- a CDS encoding DMT family transporter, whose protein sequence is MDSDAPPVPPLAALAVAVVAVSTSAILIRWSHAPSSVAAFYRVLFTTVLLAPFAVVRYRQQFAHLSTRDWLVAVASGLALAAHFAAWFESLAWTSVAASVTLVQTQPVFVAVGAVWLLGERLNRPMALGIAVALVGSVLLSVGDFLSGGAFAGANPLYGNTLALLGALAAAGYVLAGRSLRQRLPLVPYVIVVYTVSAAGLLAWTVGQGASLGPYPPREWLLFLGMAVGPGIFGHTVVNWALAHVESSVVSVTLVGEPVGSTLLALVLLGEVPAAMTAVGGGVVLAGIVLTARSRPSPG, encoded by the coding sequence GTGGACAGTGACGCTCCGCCCGTGCCGCCGCTGGCCGCGCTCGCCGTCGCCGTCGTCGCGGTCAGTACCAGCGCCATCCTGATCCGCTGGAGTCACGCGCCCTCATCGGTCGCGGCCTTCTATCGCGTGTTGTTCACGACGGTGCTGCTTGCCCCCTTTGCGGTCGTTCGCTACCGCCAGCAGTTCGCGCACCTCTCGACGCGCGACTGGCTGGTCGCCGTCGCCTCCGGGCTGGCGCTCGCCGCACACTTCGCCGCCTGGTTCGAGAGCCTCGCGTGGACCAGCGTCGCCGCCTCGGTCACGCTCGTCCAGACCCAGCCGGTGTTCGTCGCGGTCGGTGCTGTCTGGCTGCTCGGCGAGCGCCTGAACCGGCCGATGGCCCTCGGCATCGCTGTCGCCCTGGTCGGGAGCGTCCTCCTGTCGGTCGGCGACTTCCTCTCCGGGGGTGCGTTCGCCGGCGCGAATCCGCTCTATGGCAACACGCTCGCACTGCTCGGAGCGCTCGCTGCTGCGGGGTACGTCCTCGCCGGACGGTCGCTCCGTCAGCGACTGCCGCTGGTCCCGTACGTGATCGTCGTCTACACCGTCAGCGCCGCGGGACTGCTCGCCTGGACCGTCGGGCAGGGCGCGTCGCTCGGCCCGTATCCGCCCCGGGAGTGGCTGCTCTTTCTCGGGATGGCGGTCGGCCCGGGCATCTTCGGGCACACAGTCGTCAACTGGGCGCTCGCGCACGTCGAATCGAGCGTCGTCAGCGTGACCCTGGTCGGTGAACCCGTTGGGAGCACGCTCCTGGCGCTGGTGTTGCTCGGCGAGGTCCCGGCCGCGATGACGGCCGTCGGCGGCGGCGTCGTGCTCGCCGGGATCGTCCTGACGGCGCGGTCGCGACCGAGTCCGGGCTAG
- a CDS encoding HAD family hydrolase — MTEYDAVLLDLDGTLCEYTRGTEQLLPAAFERVGVEPMFAPEAYVERVDSYADRADSMLERRRLCFADLAAEHGYDRQIGREVADAYAAERDHSNVRFLDGAAEAVEQLAERYPLAMVTNGGPDMQDPKLETLGLERYLDSLVYAGYEGPAKPDPEPFERALDALGVSADRAVYVGNNYETDVLGAASADLSSILVGEPPASGPVEPISTVSTPGEIPRALEGPSSDRR; from the coding sequence ATGACGGAGTACGACGCCGTCCTGCTGGATCTGGACGGGACTCTCTGTGAATATACCCGCGGGACCGAACAGCTCCTGCCGGCCGCCTTCGAACGCGTCGGCGTCGAGCCGATGTTCGCCCCCGAGGCGTACGTCGAGCGCGTCGACAGCTACGCCGACCGGGCCGACTCGATGCTCGAACGCCGACGGCTGTGTTTCGCCGATCTGGCCGCGGAGCACGGCTACGATCGACAGATCGGTCGCGAGGTCGCCGACGCGTACGCGGCCGAGCGCGACCACAGCAACGTCCGGTTTCTGGACGGCGCGGCCGAGGCCGTCGAACAGCTTGCCGAGCGCTATCCGCTCGCGATGGTGACCAACGGCGGCCCGGACATGCAGGACCCGAAACTCGAGACGCTCGGCCTCGAACGGTATCTCGATTCCCTCGTCTACGCCGGCTACGAGGGCCCCGCCAAGCCCGATCCGGAGCCGTTCGAGCGCGCGCTCGATGCGCTCGGTGTGTCCGCCGACCGCGCGGTCTACGTCGGCAACAACTACGAGACGGACGTGCTCGGAGCGGCGTCAGCGGACCTCTCGTCGATACTGGTCGGCGAGCCACCCGCAAGCGGCCCGGTCGAACCGATATCGACGGTCTCGACGCCCGGGGAGATACCGCGGGCGCTCGAAGGGCCGTCGTCGGACCGACGATAA
- a CDS encoding ISH3 family transposase produces MKPTEADSEIEEEHLLNFVVNSLDEELAIDLGENVEVTTEKLYEVLAGASAGGTSINHVCESTADSPHANTVRGHLTDQFDLDIVEAVGDTLLQRDALETLPDRPVEVVADLHLDPYYGDEDETEALYFSEAKRGTTTFHAYATLYARVRNKRYTLAVRQLVAGDTTSDVLTEFLELLDGLDLGVKAVYLDRGFYNSTCLGLLYAHNYAYVMPIVEWGETIQHELSTGWSREIEHNLAGEVTFPVFIDCVYQQGRYDEHGVARHGYAADAPFIDTPRDAREHYSKRFGIESSYRLARQSLAFTSSQDAGLRLVMFVVSLLLQNSWRYLHWKYVAAPRRGGRRLWNWPFTEFCEMVLRAAWTALGVRRAVPANQSLDDRFFR; encoded by the coding sequence GTGAAGCCTACCGAAGCAGACAGCGAGATAGAGGAAGAGCACCTGCTTAATTTTGTCGTCAACAGTCTTGATGAGGAACTGGCAATAGATCTCGGCGAGAACGTCGAAGTCACCACGGAGAAACTATACGAGGTCCTCGCCGGCGCCAGCGCCGGCGGGACCTCGATCAATCACGTCTGTGAATCGACCGCTGACTCACCGCACGCTAACACCGTTCGGGGACATCTCACAGACCAGTTCGACCTTGATATTGTTGAGGCGGTTGGAGACACGCTCTTGCAACGAGATGCGCTTGAGACACTGCCGGATCGACCGGTGGAGGTCGTCGCCGACCTCCACCTCGATCCCTACTACGGTGACGAAGACGAGACAGAAGCGCTGTACTTCTCGGAGGCGAAACGGGGAACAACGACGTTTCACGCGTATGCGACGCTCTACGCGCGGGTACGTAACAAGCGGTACACGCTGGCGGTGCGCCAGCTTGTCGCTGGCGACACCACCAGCGATGTCCTCACTGAGTTTCTCGAACTCCTCGACGGCCTTGACCTCGGCGTCAAGGCCGTCTACCTCGATCGCGGTTTCTACAACAGCACCTGTCTCGGACTGCTGTACGCGCACAACTACGCCTACGTGATGCCGATCGTCGAGTGGGGCGAGACGATTCAACATGAGCTCAGCACAGGCTGGAGCCGCGAGATCGAACACAATCTCGCCGGCGAAGTGACCTTCCCCGTGTTCATCGACTGCGTCTACCAACAGGGACGATACGACGAACACGGGGTGGCGCGTCACGGCTACGCCGCTGACGCGCCGTTTATCGACACGCCACGGGATGCGCGAGAACACTACAGCAAGCGCTTCGGCATCGAGTCCAGCTACCGCTTAGCCAGACAGAGCCTCGCGTTCACCAGTTCTCAGGACGCTGGACTACGGCTGGTGATGTTTGTCGTGAGTCTGCTGCTCCAGAACAGCTGGCGGTATCTCCACTGGAAGTACGTGGCGGCGCCCCGCCGCGGGGGGCGCCGCCTCTGGAACTGGCCGTTCACGGAGTTCTGTGAGATGGTGCTGCGGGCCGCTTGGACAGCGCTCGGTGTGCGCAGGGCTGTTCCAGCGAACCAGTCACTCGACGACCGGTTCTTCCGGTAG
- a CDS encoding NADP-dependent malic enzyme, whose translation MGLEEDALDYHRRDPPGKIAIETTKPTNTQRDLSLAYSPGVAAPCREIRDAPSSVFEYTAKGNLVGVVSDGSATLGLGDIGPQASKPVMEGKGVLFKRFADIDVFDLELDADDPDGMVQAIAAMEPTFGGINLEDIKAPECFEVESRLRERLDIPVFHDDQHGTAIISGAALLNAAELAGKDLDELEVVFSGAGASAIASARFYVSLGIERENITMCDSAGIITESRADEVNRFKREFASDRPEGDLADAMEGADVFVGLSVGGIVDQEMIRSMASNPIVFAMANPDPEIGYEEAKVARDDTVIMATGRSDYPNQVNNVLGFPFIFRGALDVRAREINEAMKIAAARALADLARQDVPDAVVKAYGDEPLQFGPEYIIPKPLDPRVLFEVTPAVAEAAIESGCARTELDLDQYVERLEGRLGKSREMMRVVLNKAKSDPKRVVLAEGGDEKMIRAAYQLVDQGIARPLLIGDRDRIDAVVETLGLSFEPDVLDPAVADLDRYAEWLYEQRQRKGVTRREAAELVRNGDYLGSVLVEMDEADALLTGLTHHYPSALRPPLEVVGTAPNAEYAAGVYMLTFKNRVVFCADATVNVEPDADVLAEVTCHTAELARRFNVEPRAALLSYSDFGSVDTEGAAVPRRAAERLRSDPSVDFPVDGEMQADTALVEEMLTESYEFSELDEPANVLVFPNLEAGNIGYKLLQRLGGAEAIGPMLVGMDKPVHIIQRGDEVKDVVNLAGVAVVDAQQE comes from the coding sequence ATGGGACTCGAAGAGGACGCACTCGACTACCACCGCCGGGATCCGCCCGGCAAGATCGCGATCGAGACGACCAAACCGACCAACACCCAGCGCGATCTCTCGCTGGCATACTCGCCGGGCGTCGCAGCCCCCTGCCGGGAGATCCGGGACGCGCCGAGTTCGGTTTTCGAGTATACCGCGAAGGGAAACCTCGTGGGCGTGGTCTCGGACGGCAGCGCGACGCTCGGTCTCGGCGACATCGGACCGCAGGCATCAAAGCCCGTCATGGAAGGGAAGGGCGTGCTGTTCAAGCGCTTTGCCGACATCGACGTCTTCGATCTGGAGCTGGACGCCGACGACCCCGACGGGATGGTGCAGGCGATCGCGGCGATGGAGCCGACCTTCGGCGGGATCAACCTCGAGGACATCAAGGCCCCGGAGTGTTTCGAGGTCGAGTCACGCCTGCGCGAGCGACTGGACATCCCGGTCTTTCACGACGACCAGCACGGGACGGCGATCATCTCCGGTGCGGCGCTGCTCAACGCCGCGGAACTGGCGGGCAAAGACCTCGACGAACTGGAGGTCGTCTTCTCGGGGGCCGGTGCGAGCGCGATCGCCAGCGCGCGCTTTTACGTCTCGCTCGGAATCGAACGGGAGAACATCACGATGTGTGACTCCGCCGGAATCATCACCGAATCGCGAGCGGATGAAGTCAACCGCTTCAAACGGGAGTTCGCCAGCGACCGTCCGGAGGGCGATCTGGCCGACGCGATGGAGGGGGCGGACGTGTTCGTGGGGCTGTCGGTCGGCGGGATCGTCGACCAGGAGATGATCCGATCGATGGCCTCGAACCCGATCGTCTTTGCGATGGCCAACCCCGATCCCGAGATCGGCTACGAGGAGGCGAAGGTCGCACGCGACGACACGGTCATCATGGCGACCGGTCGCTCGGACTACCCCAATCAGGTCAACAACGTGCTCGGGTTCCCCTTCATCTTCCGGGGCGCGCTCGACGTGCGTGCGAGAGAGATCAACGAAGCGATGAAGATCGCGGCCGCACGGGCGCTGGCCGACCTCGCGCGACAGGACGTTCCCGACGCCGTCGTCAAGGCCTACGGCGACGAACCGCTACAGTTCGGTCCGGAGTACATCATCCCCAAACCGCTTGATCCCCGTGTTCTCTTCGAGGTGACGCCGGCCGTCGCCGAAGCGGCCATCGAGTCTGGATGTGCCCGGACGGAACTGGACCTGGACCAGTACGTCGAACGACTGGAGGGGCGGCTAGGCAAGTCCCGCGAGATGATGCGCGTCGTGTTGAACAAGGCCAAAAGCGACCCCAAACGCGTCGTGCTCGCGGAAGGTGGCGACGAGAAGATGATCCGCGCGGCCTACCAGCTCGTCGATCAGGGGATCGCCCGCCCGCTGTTGATCGGCGACCGTGACCGGATCGACGCCGTCGTCGAGACCCTGGGACTGTCGTTCGAGCCGGACGTGCTCGATCCGGCCGTGGCGGATCTTGACCGCTATGCGGAGTGGCTCTACGAGCAGCGCCAGCGCAAGGGCGTCACCCGCCGGGAGGCCGCGGAACTGGTTCGAAACGGCGACTACCTCGGGAGCGTCCTCGTGGAGATGGACGAGGCCGACGCGCTTCTGACTGGCCTCACTCACCACTACCCGTCGGCGCTGCGCCCGCCGCTCGAGGTCGTCGGCACCGCGCCCAACGCCGAGTACGCCGCCGGCGTGTACATGCTGACGTTCAAGAACCGCGTCGTCTTCTGTGCCGACGCGACGGTCAACGTCGAACCCGACGCGGACGTGCTTGCGGAAGTGACCTGCCACACCGCCGAACTCGCCCGGCGGTTCAACGTCGAGCCCCGGGCCGCGCTGCTGTCGTACTCGGACTTCGGGAGCGTCGACACCGAGGGTGCCGCCGTCCCGCGCCGCGCGGCCGAGCGACTGCGGTCGGACCCGAGCGTCGACTTCCCCGTCGACGGGGAGATGCAGGCCGACACGGCGCTCGTCGAGGAGATGCTCACCGAGAGCTACGAGTTCTCTGAGCTCGACGAGCCGGCGAACGTGCTGGTCTTCCCGAACCTCGAAGCGGGTAACATCGGGTACAAGCTCCTCCAGCGGCTCGGCGGGGCCGAGGCGATCGGCCCCATGCTCGTCGGGATGGACAAGCCGGTCCACATCATCCAGCGCGGCGACGAGGTCAAAGACGTCGTCAACCTCGCCGGCGTGGCCGTCGTCGACGCACAGCAGGAGTGA
- a CDS encoding IS6 family transposase: MPENTRLSGSIDQIDLEFVEREATPRLLMKLGIQLHLSGLSLSNTVSILEIFGVERARSTIHNWVHKADLQPESGRSPDHVAVDETVIRLNDENYWLYAAVDPETNELLHTKLDPTTNKVIAHAFFTELREKHDVENAVFLIDGSLSLKDACSRHGLDFRYERHGNRNSVERVFREVKQRTSSFSNCFSNAEAETADDWLRSFAFAWNQLI, translated from the coding sequence ATGCCCGAAAACACACGCCTCAGCGGTAGTATCGACCAGATCGACTTAGAGTTTGTTGAACGAGAAGCGACACCGCGACTGCTGATGAAGCTGGGTATTCAGCTACATCTGTCTGGATTATCGCTTTCGAATACAGTTTCAATTCTTGAGATATTCGGTGTCGAACGAGCGCGATCTACCATCCATAATTGGGTTCACAAAGCCGATCTACAGCCAGAGTCTGGCCGATCACCGGATCACGTTGCGGTTGATGAGACCGTGATCCGACTCAACGATGAGAACTACTGGCTGTACGCTGCTGTCGATCCCGAAACCAACGAATTACTCCACACAAAGCTTGATCCGACAACAAACAAGGTGATAGCACACGCTTTCTTCACCGAACTTCGCGAGAAACACGACGTCGAGAACGCCGTGTTTCTCATCGATGGATCGCTCTCGCTGAAAGACGCCTGCTCACGACACGGCCTCGATTTCAGATACGAACGTCATGGAAATCGGAATAGTGTCGAACGTGTCTTCCGTGAGGTAAAACAACGAACCTCCTCGTTCTCAAACTGTTTCAGCAACGCCGAAGCAGAAACAGCCGACGACTGGCTTCGATCGTTCGCCTTCGCATGGAATCAACTAATCTGA
- a CDS encoding sugar phosphate nucleotidyltransferase, with protein MDAIVLAGGFATRLWPITRNRPKMFLPIGETTVIDRIFRELEEDDRIDDVYVSTNEEFEDVFAKHLEESPFEKPQLSVEEAREEDEKFGVVGALGELVEREGIDSDTLVIAGDNLISFSLSEFIDSFQNNGATTIAAYDVGNLERATQYGVIDVEDDRVVAFEEKPDEPPSTLVSIACYAFPANAIGLFETYLSGENNPDEPGWFIQWLLERSPVYAYSFEDAWFDIGTPDAYLDTVEWYLDGGTLVHPDATVENSDLGQNVHIMEGAEVIDSSLERAVVFPNARIEDCRIYSSIVDENTELEEVNLSEAQIGAHTSLAQQQQSPPAEWVWEQNRDSE; from the coding sequence ATGGACGCAATTGTCCTTGCAGGCGGGTTCGCGACCAGGCTCTGGCCGATCACGCGCAACCGTCCGAAGATGTTCCTCCCGATCGGAGAAACGACAGTCATCGACCGGATCTTTCGGGAACTCGAAGAGGACGACCGCATCGATGACGTCTACGTCTCTACCAACGAGGAGTTCGAGGACGTCTTCGCCAAACACCTCGAGGAGTCGCCCTTCGAGAAACCGCAGCTGTCGGTCGAGGAGGCCCGCGAGGAAGACGAGAAGTTCGGCGTCGTCGGCGCGCTCGGAGAACTGGTCGAGCGGGAGGGCATCGACAGCGACACGCTGGTGATCGCCGGCGATAACCTCATCAGCTTCTCGCTGTCGGAGTTCATCGACTCCTTCCAGAACAACGGCGCGACGACGATCGCCGCCTACGACGTCGGAAACCTCGAACGGGCGACCCAGTACGGCGTGATCGATGTCGAAGACGACCGCGTCGTCGCCTTCGAGGAAAAGCCCGACGAGCCGCCGAGCACGCTCGTCTCGATCGCCTGCTACGCGTTCCCGGCCAATGCAATCGGGCTGTTCGAGACGTACCTCTCGGGGGAGAACAACCCCGACGAGCCCGGCTGGTTCATCCAGTGGCTGCTCGAACGCAGCCCCGTCTACGCCTACTCCTTCGAAGACGCGTGGTTCGACATCGGGACGCCGGACGCGTACCTCGACACCGTCGAGTGGTACCTCGACGGCGGGACGCTCGTCCACCCCGACGCCACCGTCGAGAACTCCGACCTGGGACAGAACGTCCACATCATGGAAGGTGCGGAGGTGATCGACTCCTCGCTAGAGCGAGCCGTCGTCTTCCCGAACGCGCGGATCGAGGACTGCCGGATCTACTCGTCGATCGTCGACGAGAACACCGAACTCGAGGAAGTCAACCTCTCGGAGGCACAGATCGGCGCACACACCTCCCTCGCACAGCAGCAGCAGTCGCCGCCCGCCGAATGGGTGTGGGAACAGAACCGCGATTCGGAGTGA
- a CDS encoding DUF7510 family protein, which produces MTNTDDGMAFDVEVRDDRTILTIEGVRDAAVIVRSPKGERIYLPPEDFDAEPTVTTPYSTSPYSTADESTIPTTTRAGQTASSTADRRRDDTGDPETADDVPSPYSKTTDDAPADNPEYGRTRISQGIRIVHPDPVTDVRVVR; this is translated from the coding sequence ATGACTAATACAGACGATGGGATGGCCTTCGACGTCGAGGTTAGGGACGACCGGACGATCCTGACGATTGAGGGCGTACGCGACGCCGCCGTCATCGTCCGGTCCCCCAAGGGCGAGCGGATCTATCTCCCGCCCGAGGACTTCGACGCCGAGCCGACGGTGACCACTCCCTACAGCACGAGTCCGTACAGCACGGCCGACGAGTCGACGATCCCAACGACCACGCGAGCCGGACAGACAGCCTCCAGCACGGCCGACAGGCGCAGAGACGACACGGGCGATCCGGAGACAGCGGACGACGTACCGTCGCCATATAGCAAGACCACCGACGACGCGCCCGCGGACAATCCGGAGTACGGCCGAACCCGCATCTCGCAGGGCATCCGGATCGTCCACCCTGACCCGGTGACGGACGTTCGCGTCGTTCGATAA
- a CDS encoding CDC48 family AAA ATPase, with protein MNEVQLEVAKAYPNDSGRGIARLDPDTLLHLKLSPGDIIEIEGGDTTAAKVWRADRQDWNTDTVRIDGFTRQNADVGIGERVTIRKAEAEKAEKLVLAPPEEASVQFGSDAAGMVKRQILKRPVVERDIVPVMSSTNHPFMRSPGQAIPLIAVETEPDGVALITEDTDVELREEPISGFEKTGGGITYEDIGGLQNEIQRVREMVELPMKHPQIFKKLGIEPPQGVLLHGPPGTGKTLLAKAVANETSASFFSIAGPEIISKYYGESEQQLREIFEDATEESPSIIFIDELDSIAPKREDVTGEVERRVVAQLLTMMDGLESRGQVIVIAATNRVDSVDPALRRPGRFDREIEIGVPDEVGREEILQIHTRGMPLSDDVELSRLAAETHGFVGADIESLTKEAAMKALRRYLPEIDLDEEDIPPSLIDRMIIKREDFRGALNEVSPSAMREVLVELPKISWDDVGGLEEAKGQIKESIEWPMNQAEKFERMGIEPPAGVLLYGPPGTGKTLMAKAVANETDANFISVRGPQLLSKWVGESEKAIRQTFRKARQVAPTVIFFDELDSLAPGRGGDVGSNVSERVVNQLLTEMDGLEDMEDVMVIGATNRPDMIDPALIRSGRFDRLINIGEPDVEGREQILKIHTDDTPLAPDVSLRELAETTEGYVGSDLESIAREAAIEALRDDDDAEEVEMRHFRAALENVRPTIDEDIREFFERMDDQFRGGSREMSRQRGSGRIGFQ; from the coding sequence ATGAACGAAGTCCAACTAGAGGTCGCGAAAGCGTACCCAAACGATTCGGGGAGAGGCATCGCACGCCTCGACCCCGACACGCTCTTGCATCTCAAACTCTCCCCCGGTGACATCATCGAGATCGAGGGCGGGGACACGACCGCCGCCAAGGTCTGGCGGGCCGACCGCCAGGACTGGAACACCGATACGGTCCGCATCGACGGGTTCACTCGTCAGAACGCGGACGTCGGGATCGGCGAGCGTGTCACCATCCGCAAGGCAGAAGCAGAAAAGGCAGAGAAACTCGTGCTCGCCCCGCCAGAGGAGGCCAGCGTCCAGTTCGGCAGCGACGCGGCGGGCATGGTCAAACGACAGATCCTCAAGCGCCCGGTCGTCGAACGCGATATCGTCCCCGTGATGTCCTCGACGAACCACCCGTTCATGCGTTCGCCCGGGCAGGCGATCCCGCTGATCGCCGTCGAGACCGAACCCGACGGCGTCGCTCTGATCACCGAAGACACCGACGTCGAGTTGCGCGAGGAGCCGATCTCCGGCTTCGAGAAGACCGGCGGCGGGATCACCTACGAGGACATCGGCGGTCTCCAGAACGAGATCCAGCGGGTCCGCGAGATGGTCGAGTTGCCGATGAAGCACCCCCAGATCTTCAAGAAACTGGGGATCGAACCGCCCCAGGGGGTGCTGCTGCACGGCCCGCCCGGCACCGGGAAGACCCTGCTGGCCAAGGCCGTCGCCAACGAGACCTCCGCGAGTTTCTTCTCTATCGCCGGCCCGGAGATCATCTCGAAGTACTACGGCGAGTCCGAACAGCAGTTGCGAGAGATCTTCGAGGACGCGACCGAGGAGTCGCCCTCGATCATCTTCATCGACGAACTCGACTCGATCGCGCCCAAACGGGAAGACGTGACCGGCGAGGTCGAACGACGTGTCGTCGCCCAGTTGCTGACGATGATGGACGGCCTCGAATCGCGGGGGCAGGTCATCGTCATCGCCGCGACGAACCGGGTCGATTCGGTCGATCCCGCCCTCCGGCGGCCCGGCCGGTTCGACCGGGAGATCGAGATCGGCGTCCCCGACGAGGTCGGTCGCGAGGAGATCCTCCAGATCCACACCCGCGGGATGCCCCTCTCTGACGACGTCGAACTGTCGCGACTCGCGGCCGAGACGCACGGCTTCGTCGGCGCAGATATCGAGAGCCTGACCAAGGAAGCGGCGATGAAAGCGCTGCGTCGGTACCTTCCGGAGATCGATCTCGACGAGGAGGACATCCCGCCGAGCCTGATCGACCGGATGATCATCAAACGCGAGGACTTCCGCGGTGCGCTCAACGAGGTCTCGCCTAGCGCGATGCGGGAAGTGCTGGTCGAGTTGCCCAAGATCTCCTGGGACGACGTCGGAGGACTCGAAGAGGCGAAAGGACAGATCAAAGAGAGCATCGAGTGGCCGATGAACCAGGCCGAGAAATTCGAGCGGATGGGGATCGAACCGCCCGCCGGCGTGTTGCTGTACGGGCCACCCGGGACTGGCAAGACGCTGATGGCCAAGGCCGTCGCCAACGAGACCGACGCCAACTTCATCTCCGTGCGCGGACCGCAACTGCTCAGCAAGTGGGTCGGCGAGAGCGAGAAGGCCATCCGACAGACGTTCAGAAAAGCCCGGCAGGTTGCGCCGACGGTGATCTTCTTCGACGAACTGGACAGTCTCGCGCCCGGACGCGGCGGCGACGTCGGTTCGAACGTCTCCGAGCGCGTGGTCAACCAGCTGCTGACCGAGATGGACGGCCTCGAGGACATGGAGGACGTGATGGTCATCGGCGCGACCAACCGTCCGGACATGATCGATCCCGCTCTCATCCGGTCGGGTCGGTTCGACCGCCTGATCAACATCGGCGAGCCAGACGTCGAGGGTCGCGAGCAGATCCTGAAGATCCACACCGACGACACGCCGCTGGCACCGGACGTCAGCCTGCGCGAACTCGCCGAGACCACCGAGGGCTACGTCGGTTCGGATCTGGAATCGATCGCCCGCGAAGCCGCAATCGAAGCGCTTCGAGACGACGACGACGCTGAAGAGGTCGAGATGCGGCACTTCCGGGCGGCACTGGAGAACGTCCGCCCGACTATCGACGAGGACATCAGGGAGTTCTTCGAGCGGATGGATGACCAGTTCCGCGGCGGTAGCCGCGAGATGAGTCGCCAGCGCGGCTCCGGCCGAATCGGCTTCCAATAG
- a CDS encoding metallophosphoesterase has product MTVTFRDRAVLIDGTLVLADLHFGRGATSAVEAPIEDGRDMIDRLDDLLDSMAPRTVALAGDVLHAFDTVPSMVDDRLAALEERVIDADAELIVVAGNHDTMLGEVWDGPIADRYRIDDRTVVVHGHERPAVEAERYVLGHDHPAIEIQGTRRPCFLQGPGGPDGSDVLVLPSFNRFTAGVPINEMGATDFQSPLIVAADPLEPIVRDERADETLQFPPLGTFRNHL; this is encoded by the coding sequence ATGACGGTCACGTTTCGCGACCGGGCGGTCCTGATCGACGGGACGCTCGTTCTCGCGGACCTGCACTTCGGTCGTGGGGCGACGTCTGCGGTCGAGGCTCCGATCGAGGACGGCCGGGATATGATCGATCGGCTGGACGACCTCCTCGATTCGATGGCTCCCCGGACGGTCGCCCTCGCCGGGGACGTCCTTCACGCGTTCGATACGGTCCCGTCCATGGTCGACGACCGACTCGCGGCGCTAGAAGAGCGCGTCATCGACGCCGACGCGGAGCTGATCGTCGTCGCCGGCAACCACGACACGATGCTCGGCGAAGTCTGGGACGGCCCGATCGCGGACCGATATCGAATCGACGATCGAACCGTCGTCGTGCACGGACACGAGCGGCCCGCCGTCGAGGCCGAACGGTACGTCCTGGGTCACGACCACCCCGCAATCGAGATCCAGGGGACGCGCCGGCCGTGCTTTCTGCAGGGGCCCGGTGGACCCGACGGGAGCGACGTGCTCGTCCTGCCGTCGTTCAATCGCTTCACCGCCGGCGTTCCGATCAACGAGATGGGCGCGACGGACTTCCAGTCGCCGCTGATCGTTGCCGCCGACCCGCTCGAACCGATCGTGCGCGACGAGCGAGCCGACGAGACGCTGCAGTTCCCGCCGCTGGGGACCTTCCGGAACCACCTGTAA